TAGTGTAAGAAGGATGATTAGCTAGCTCCTTTCTCTATCTTGCATGCTGCATAAGTTAGGAAGTACTGGCTTTTTGGGTTTTTCGTTAGGTATTTACATGCTTTTTACTGGGAGAAGACTTTGTGAAATGGACCTGACTCTCCCATTCTTTCTTCTACAGATCAGGAGTGCTTTTTTTTCTAAGGCTGATCATGAAGTTGTTACTAACTCTGAAGCTAATATTCTGAATTTGATGCAGTCGGATGTCGGATTGCTTCATAGATTGCTGTTAGTTCTAGGGCTCTATATATGccattttgttttcctgtAGCAATTAAGCACTACATCTATAAGGGTGATACAACTGATCAAACATCACTCATGGCCTCTCTTCTTATCAGGGGAGATGATAAGATGTTTGTACTAAAAAGTGTACTAGATTTGTGGATGTGACCTTCGTGTTCGATTTGTGCCCAAGTCCACAAATCCAAATATCCATTGATTCCATAGTTATAATAGACATTATTACCATTAATCCAATGGAAAATTGAGAGGGAGAAAGTATAAAGAGAAAAGGGGACTTACTAACGGCTGTAtatttatttgtatttttttgcgAGATATTTGTATTTTATGATGCAGAAAATTAAGCATGAGTTGATCCATATGCTCTACGCTTTATGGGCTTAGGGCTTTGTGTCCGTACCCCAAAATAAACTCTGCGGATCTTAAAGGCAAAAGTTATAAGTGATTATGGAGAATTTTGTACTATAGACAGGAGTTATAAGTCCCTATCTGTTTACTACAAATGAATTGCGGTCTGTATTTTAAATACATAGATGAACCAATGTCTGTAAAAAGCTTCCAGATATTCTTAAATAAGGAGTAGAAACTTATGACTCAATGTACATCCTCCACATTATTACATTGGGCATACATTGTTTGGTATTGTGCATTCTTTCTCAGTTGTTCAGTTAGCTTGAACTACATAAATCCTTGGctctgtgctgctgctgctactgttacCATGCACTGGAGATGACGAAAATATGGGAAGACAACCCAAAATACCTGTTGTCTCTTCAAAGGAAAAGATCAAAGAGAGGGGAAAAAGTGAACGAATATATATCTTATTTCCCACAAATTTTCTGATCTGAGGTTAAATCATAGTATAGATGTCCATCTTATTACAGACATATATAAGAAATAATTAGAAGAGTTTTTTTATGGCCGTGACCGAGCATGCATATTCTTTTAGCTTAGACATATAAATTATCGATGTTGTTGGTCTTTCTCATGTATGGGGTTGTATATCTGCAAGCAAGGGGATGGCTGACCATTTCTGCTGTGTTGCAGTTGCAGTTGTCCGTTCTTGTGATGGAACTATCTCTGATGATGATTCAACACCGCTTGTTGTTGTCATACTTGGATGAATATCTCTCATAGTTGGAATTTGTTTTCATGTTTGGCTTCAGTtatgagaaggagaaggataAGTGTTACTATTATACATGGATTGGCAAGAATGGCAAGTAATCATGGCTACTACTTACAAAGTTACAAACCATATCTTGGTGTTGGTCTGGGACCTTTGTCGGTAGCTTTGCACTTCTAAATGAAACTTGGATGGATTTTGTCTGCCGGCCATATTAAAACGGCTTGTTGACTGTGCCACCAATTATTTATTGGGCTTATGAAATGTCAGTTAAAATTATATTACAAGCGTCATAAGAGTATGATGGAACAATACAGACTAAAGTTGAGGATAATCCTAAAAGAGTTGATGTTGAACTGGGTTTCAGGTGACAACAGGTGATTATTTTGAGCTATaactcttttttatttttgagctAACTgtaaatattgatgtattttGTAATGGAATCTTCATTGGTGTTACATGCCTCAACACACATAAAAGGCCTCTCCAACTATCTCTTATTACTCTCCATATGTTGCTCGGTAATATGGAAATGAAAATTGTACGGCTTAAAGCTACTACAAGGAAGACCATCGAGTTGCCGGCTTTCAAACAAAGTATGTTTCTAACCgacatgaaaatatatatcaataCTGATACTGACATTTAGATCCAATGAATTTAAGGGCGAATGACCAGCTTGGTCAGTGGTTAGTCCTATGTAACCAAAACGAAGATGCATTCCTGTCGCCTGTCGGATAACCAACCTTGGCACCTTGCCCATTGTTATTTGCGGttgacttctttcttttcaggCCTGCATCTGCCCGTGTCCAATTCCTGGGCATGCATGTCTTGTTTTGTTCACTTGATAATCCACGCCTTCGATACAGAGCAGCCTTTTTCTGCCTTCTGGGCATGCCCTGGCACGAACGAACGGTGCGGAAACCCCATTTGGTGCCTATTACTTCGCCACCACTTTGCCTTCCGCGCTAAGCAttggcgccgcgccgcgcatCGCCATCTCCCTCCGTCGACACAGCGTACCGCGTCCGTCCCAACGCCCACAGATCACAACCCGTTTGACAACGACTTGGCAAAAACGCATTTACCCACCCACGTCTTGCCTATAAAACACGCCCCGGACTCCACTTCGTTCGATAATATGCGGAGTTCGATCGATCGTCCCCGTTTCTTCAGCAGCAGTGGCCGTCGCCCTCTAGGAGCACCAGATTCCCACCGCACTCCCGCGGCTCGCGGCAGCAACCCGAACCGGACGGCGGCATCCATggccgaggcggcgcgccAGGGGCGGCGAttcggcggcgtcgaggacgCGCCGGCGGGGCGGGAGAACGACCTCAAGGCCATCGAGCTCGCccgcttcgccgtcgccgagcACAACAGCAAGGCCGTAAGTTCAAGTTCATCCGATGTCCCGATCCAAACAGTTTTATCTCCGTTTATTTTGTTTAGTCTGATCTCGTCGTGATCTTGATATGTTGGGCGCAGAACGCGGTGCTGGAGTTCGAGAGGCTGGTGAAGGTGAGGCAGCAGCTGGTGTCCGGGCTCATGCACCACTTCACCATCGAGGTCAAGGAAGGCGGCGCCAAGAAGACCTACGAGGCCAAGGTGTGGGAGAAGGCCTGGGAGAACTTCAAGCAGCTCCAGGACTTCAAGCCGGCCGCCTGAAGATGTACAACAACAGCCGGTGCTTGTTGTCGGAGCCTACATATCGATGTCTCATGTATTATAATGGAATAAGCCTCCGTATTACCTGATATATAATCCACACATGGATGATATTACTCACATAATGGATCTCTCGCATAACAGAAATAGCAGAAAACGTTATACTAGTCGCGCCATGACAGAAGTATTCCAGCAAGAACAATGGAAGTTCATAAGCCAACCAAAAAAAGCATTTTAACACAGCATTTAATCTCAGAGCAACCAGGATTTACAACTGGTGAACCTGTCTACATAAATAGCTGCCACTACAAAAGACTACTGGCTGGTTACCGAGCCATCAGCATATGTCACATCCTAAACTACTTCTGCAGCATCTGCGGGTACACATATGATACAGGAGAGTTGCTACGGAGTAAAGCTGGCGCTACCAGGATGTACAATGAAGTCATCACTACCTATGAGCTTCTACATCAGTCATTCTTCATTGTCATAATCTTCATCCACCTCTAATCTATGGTCCGACGACAGCGCAAACTGAACCGGGTCCATGCCCATCTTGCTCATCTCAGGCAGTTGCCAGCCCAGGAAATCCTTGGTCTTCACGTCTTCAATCGACTGTGAGACTGAGGGTCCTGCACTGGGTGCGGCCACGCTGGCCACTGGAGCTTCAGGCTGGAATTGCGCTACTGTATCCTCATATTCATCAAGATCTAAGTTTAAGTCAATGTTCCTTAAGGAGGCCCTGGCATTGCTCAAAGGGGTAGGCTCCTTGGTTTCAATTGTGTCAGAGCCCACATCTCCAATCTCTACCTTTAGGTTGACTGGCTTGCTTTCACATGGGGCTAACTCATGGTATTCAGTCTCCCTCTCagccccacgcccgccacgtcGGCCTCTCCCACGACCCCTCCCACGCCCTCTGCCATTGCTTGCATGGCTTGCTACCTCCTGCAAATGTACACCTTTTATCAGCCAAAGGAGGTCGGAACCAAATGCGTAATATACAATGGGTTGATCATATATATTTAGTAACATATGAACTGAATATCAGAGCCCAGTCATGATGTGCATACTATGAAGAAGAAATGTACATACATGCTGTGTAAATATAGAACATATATAAAAGTTTAGATCACAAAGACTAACATTTCTTGTTCGCTTCGATTCCTCCTCACTTTCATCTTCAGCATGTTTCCTGATGAAATTTCAGCAGTTACTAAAGTTCACACGAGAATCTAATTGACCACAATATGATGTCTTACCTTCTTTTGCCAAGCTTATCATCAGCACTAGTGTCAGGTGCACCTAAGTCTGGAACTTTGTTGACTACATTCTTCAAGAAATCATACACATCATAACTATGTATACACTGTTTCCTGTAAAAGCATAATATTGAATGAAATAAGGGGGCCATCAGATGAAAAAATTGCTCTAAGAAAATAATCCATATCAGAACCAAGAGAGTCCATTTCCAAGATAATGCGACCATCACTGCATGTCCCCAAGGACCCCACCAACTTCCAAACCGAATTGGCCACCACAGGAAACATTCCTATCTACTGTCTTTTAGTTCATGAACATGTATTAAATAAGACATTCTATTATAGCATTCATACAACATTCCACTGGCTGGGGCACACAATAGTACCAGGGCTCAATCAGTTATTAAATAGGATCAACGTATAATAAGCTAGACTGCCACAAAATTCAGTTCAGTATGTAAAGAAAAAAGAGCCCATACTCGTTCCTGCCGGGAAAAAGACACCCGTGTTTATTGTGATAACATGCTAGAGCAATATCAACGTGTCAAAGCTTCCACAATATTTGACATTTGTTATATGAGGAAATTTGCCCAGTAATAAAGATTCAAAAAGATGTATAAACTGAAACATAATAGTCAGTGCGAGGATGGTGGTGGGGACTGGGGCCACATATTAGTGAAGTCAATGTTATTTTCTAACTCATGCGATCTTTCTAGTGTTACTAAGCAACCTGCAAGTTGTAACTACATAAAGTACTTGAGTTTTATATCATGGTAATGGAATGTAACTTgcagaatttttttatcaCTATGCAACACCCAAACCAATTTATTATTAAGAAAAAAGGAGTTAACAATAAAACTAAAAAAGGTCAAGTGCATCCCTGTTGAGTCAATTTATTTATCACGGTAATGTTACCAAGCATCTCTGTTGAGTCAAGGAAAAACTTGTATCGACGgtaataaaacaaataaggTCAAGTGCACTTACAGATGAGAAGAACTCACTGTCTTGACCCCTTTCTGAACTGTAATATTATATGTCCTGTCACACAAGTCTTGCAGAAATAGCTCTAATGCTTTGGCTGCAAATCAAGGACATAAATGACAAAGATGTTAGTTGaaagaacacatgcatgatgagagttaaaataaaaacaaaggAATATAGCTTGTCAGCATATCAAGAGATGTCAAATTACTATGCTAGACTGTAGTTTTGGTCAATCCTATATCATTGTATACCAATACTACTACATTAAGTAATGTGTTTGGTTTTTACTTATACcagaagagaaaagagaaaattgGTATGGTATCTATGTTCTTTTAAAAAGTATGTAGTCCTACTGCTTTCTACATGCATCATTCCTGCCTCATTTCCCTTTTGTCGTTAACTGATAAAAGAGGATGGCACTCATTAAAACTATGTCCTGCCACAGTGTCAACTGTCAAGTACGTTCAATTACTCCGATCAATTGATGTCCGTTAATTCTACCTCCAGGTTACGCACCAGTTCTTCCCGCGCCTAGCATTTTTCCAGCCCCCTACCCATTTCTCCATGGTTCTCATTTACAACAGTGCCAAATATCCTTAATTACTTCAATCAATTTGCCATCCTTTAACAAAGCACCGGTTCAGACGTTCTTCCCAATTCCCATGCCTAAGCTTATCCCTGATCCTCTTTTCTCCCTCAC
The Brachypodium distachyon strain Bd21 chromosome 2, Brachypodium_distachyon_v3.0, whole genome shotgun sequence genome window above contains:
- the LOC100835219 gene encoding dr1-associated corepressor, which codes for MRKKLDTRFPAPRIKKIMQADEDVGKIALAVPVLVSKALELFLQDLCDRTYNITVQKGVKTVSSSHLKQCIHSYDVYDFLKNVVNKVPDLGAPDTSADDKLGKRRKHAEDESEEESKRTRNEVASHASNGRGRGRGRGRGRRGGRGAERETEYHELAPCESKPVNLKVEIGDVGSDTIETKEPTPLSNARASLRNIDLNLDLDEYEDTVAQFQPEAPVASVAAPSAGPSVSQSIEDVKTKDFLGWQLPEMSKMGMDPVQFALSSDHRLEVDEDYDNEE
- the LOC100834909 gene encoding cysteine proteinase inhibitor, whose translation is MRSSIDRPRFFSSSGRRPLGAPDSHRTPAARGSNPNRTAASMAEAARQGRRFGGVEDAPAGRENDLKAIELARFAVAEHNSKANAVLEFERLVKVRQQLVSGLMHHFTIEVKEGGAKKTYEAKVWEKAWENFKQLQDFKPAA